Proteins encoded by one window of Psychromonas sp. L1A2:
- the rnr gene encoding ribonuclease R, which yields MTLDPTVDQEPKTYEHPVPDREFILAFIEKHGKPITRDAMFKAFSLSSEEEAEGLRRRLKAMERDGQLIWCRNATYQIPDKLDLATGKVIGHKDGFGFLKTEDDSKDLFLPNHQMRFLFHGDTILAQPVKVDSRGRTEARFVRLVEARKETIVGRYFVEDGVSSVIPDDPRLNQEITISKENNGGARHGQIVVVEILQRPKARFTATGKITEVLGQDMEPGMEVEIALRTHDIPHEWPEGLDKELEPFGEFVPEEAKKGRVDLRDLPLVTIDGEDARDFDDAVFCQKEPDGGWRLWVAIADVSSYVRPGTILDKEAVNRGNSVYFPDQVIPMLPEVLSNGLCSLNPQVDRLCMVSEMVIGQDGHLKDYKFYEAVMNSHARFTYTKVASILAGDQELREQYKPLVPHLEELENLYKAFKKARKIRGGMEFETLEVRFLFNEARKIDAIVPLVRNDAHKIIEECMIQANVASARFIESAGASALFRVHETPSEEKLANFRSFLGELGLSLNGGEKPAPRDYADLAETFAERDDKELLQTMLLRSMKQAVYQDENLGHFGLALEEYAHFTSPIRRYPDLILHRAIKYLVAHQANNQLKAKWTETGGYNYQTEEVSQLGEHCSMTERRADDATRDVADALKCEYMQDHIGDTMVGTIAAVTNFGFFVRLNDIHIDGLVHVTGLISDYYIFDAGKQTLKGERTGRIYRIGDVLEVKVLSVNLDDKKIDFELADEAVAGQRKRARKPEGRKSEGKGSDRPIDKRSRNKEKGQGNAKANTKTSDKGDTKPVVKLTEEELLAKRKAANKQKKKPQRKVAQGEKNTASSKKKKTTSKTTRPGRAARSKAKANNTKA from the coding sequence ATGACCCTAGATCCTACTGTAGATCAAGAACCCAAAACTTATGAACACCCTGTACCTGACCGCGAGTTTATTCTAGCTTTCATTGAAAAACACGGTAAACCAATCACACGTGATGCGATGTTTAAAGCATTCTCATTGAGCAGCGAAGAAGAAGCTGAAGGCCTACGTCGTCGTTTAAAAGCGATGGAACGTGATGGTCAATTAATTTGGTGCCGCAATGCAACGTATCAGATACCTGATAAACTTGACCTTGCAACGGGTAAAGTGATCGGCCATAAAGATGGTTTTGGTTTCTTAAAAACAGAAGATGATAGTAAAGACCTTTTCTTACCTAATCACCAAATGCGTTTCCTGTTTCACGGAGACACTATATTAGCGCAACCTGTTAAGGTTGATTCACGTGGCCGTACTGAAGCACGTTTTGTGCGTTTAGTAGAAGCACGTAAAGAAACGATTGTAGGTCGTTACTTTGTAGAAGATGGTGTTTCATCAGTAATACCTGACGATCCCCGACTCAATCAAGAAATTACTATTAGTAAAGAAAACAATGGCGGCGCTCGCCATGGACAAATAGTCGTAGTTGAAATACTACAACGACCTAAAGCCCGCTTTACTGCAACGGGTAAAATCACAGAAGTACTCGGTCAAGATATGGAACCGGGTATGGAAGTTGAAATTGCACTCCGCACACATGATATTCCACATGAATGGCCTGAGGGTTTAGATAAAGAACTTGAACCTTTCGGTGAATTCGTACCAGAAGAAGCTAAAAAAGGTCGTGTTGACCTACGTGATTTACCATTAGTAACGATTGATGGTGAAGATGCACGTGACTTTGATGATGCTGTTTTCTGTCAAAAAGAACCGGATGGCGGTTGGCGCTTATGGGTAGCGATTGCCGATGTAAGTTCTTACGTTCGACCTGGTACTATTCTAGATAAAGAAGCGGTTAACCGTGGTAACTCTGTTTATTTCCCAGATCAAGTTATCCCGATGTTACCTGAAGTGTTATCAAACGGCTTATGTTCACTGAACCCACAAGTTGACCGTTTATGTATGGTTAGCGAAATGGTGATTGGACAAGACGGTCATTTAAAAGATTACAAATTCTACGAAGCGGTAATGAATTCTCACGCGCGTTTCACTTATACAAAAGTAGCGTCGATTTTAGCGGGCGACCAAGAATTACGTGAGCAATACAAACCATTAGTGCCACATTTAGAAGAGTTAGAGAACCTTTATAAAGCGTTCAAAAAAGCACGTAAAATCCGTGGTGGAATGGAATTTGAAACGTTAGAAGTACGTTTCTTATTTAATGAAGCACGTAAAATTGATGCGATTGTGCCACTAGTACGTAACGATGCGCATAAGATCATTGAAGAATGTATGATTCAAGCGAATGTTGCTTCTGCACGTTTTATTGAGTCTGCAGGCGCCTCTGCATTATTCCGCGTACATGAAACACCAAGTGAAGAAAAACTCGCTAACTTCCGTTCTTTCTTAGGTGAATTAGGCTTGAGTCTTAATGGTGGTGAAAAACCTGCACCACGTGATTACGCTGATTTAGCCGAAACCTTTGCAGAACGTGATGATAAAGAGCTGTTACAAACCATGCTACTGCGCTCAATGAAGCAAGCGGTTTATCAAGATGAAAACCTAGGCCACTTTGGTTTAGCGTTAGAAGAATACGCTCACTTTACTTCACCGATTCGTCGTTATCCTGATTTGATTTTACATCGTGCTATTAAATACTTGGTCGCACATCAAGCGAACAATCAATTAAAAGCGAAATGGACTGAAACAGGTGGTTACAACTATCAAACTGAAGAAGTTAGCCAATTAGGCGAACATTGCTCAATGACCGAACGTCGTGCAGATGATGCAACACGTGATGTCGCTGACGCGCTTAAATGTGAATACATGCAAGATCATATTGGCGACACTATGGTCGGTACGATTGCCGCTGTTACCAACTTTGGTTTCTTTGTACGCCTGAATGACATTCATATTGATGGTTTGGTGCATGTGACTGGCTTGATTTCTGATTACTATATCTTTGATGCAGGTAAGCAAACCCTAAAAGGTGAGCGTACAGGCCGCATTTATCGTATTGGTGATGTATTAGAAGTGAAAGTATTGTCAGTTAACTTAGATGATAAGAAGATTGACTTTGAACTAGCAGATGAAGCGGTGGCTGGACAACGTAAACGTGCTCGTAAGCCAGAAGGCCGTAAATCTGAAGGTAAAGGTTCAGATCGCCCTATCGACAAACGCTCACGTAATAAAGAAAAAGGCCAAGGCAACGCTAAAGCAAATACTAAAACAAGTGATAAGGGCGATACAAAGCCTGTTGTAAAATTGACAGAAGAAGAGCTTTTAGCAAAAAGAAAAGCGGCCAATAAGCAAAAGAAAAAGCCTCAACGCAAAGTAGCGCAAGGTGAAAAGAATACCGCTTCTTCTAAAAAGAAAAAAACGACATCTAAAACAACGCGTCCAGGTCGTGCAGCTCGCTCTAAAGCAAAAGCGAATAACACTAAAGCATAA
- the rlmB gene encoding 23S rRNA (guanosine(2251)-2'-O)-methyltransferase RlmB, translating into MSKSEIIYGMHAVDALLEKQPERVIEIYALKGRDDERLNDVLNKAKEWGVSVQFMQRKALDEKSDGEQHQGIMARVKTLKVLTDNDLEPILAALDVPPFLLILDGVTDPHNLGACLRSAEAAGVHAVIIPKDNSASLTPVVRKVACGAAESIPLIHVTNLARAMRSLQDKGIWIYGTAGEAEQSLYDCKLESGMALAMGAEGKGLRRLTREHCDELIKLPMAGAVSSLNVSVATGICLFEVVRQRR; encoded by the coding sequence ATGAGTAAAAGTGAAATTATTTACGGTATGCACGCCGTTGATGCCCTATTAGAGAAGCAACCAGAACGTGTGATAGAAATTTACGCCCTAAAAGGCCGTGATGATGAACGTTTGAATGATGTGCTTAATAAAGCAAAAGAATGGGGTGTGTCAGTGCAATTCATGCAACGCAAAGCATTAGATGAAAAGTCTGATGGTGAGCAGCATCAAGGTATTATGGCGCGAGTAAAAACATTGAAAGTATTAACGGACAATGATTTAGAACCTATTTTAGCCGCATTAGATGTTCCACCATTCTTATTAATTTTAGATGGTGTTACTGACCCGCATAACTTAGGTGCTTGTTTACGAAGTGCAGAAGCCGCTGGTGTTCACGCTGTTATCATTCCTAAGGACAACTCAGCAAGTTTAACGCCTGTTGTACGTAAGGTAGCTTGTGGTGCAGCAGAATCAATCCCATTAATCCATGTGACTAACTTAGCACGTGCTATGCGTAGTTTGCAGGATAAAGGTATTTGGATTTATGGTACAGCCGGTGAAGCAGAACAAAGCCTTTATGATTGTAAATTAGAAAGCGGTATGGCATTAGCAATGGGTGCGGAAGGCAAAGGCTTACGTCGTTTAACTCGTGAGCATTGTGATGAGCTAATTAAATTACCAATGGCAGGTGCCGTTTCAAGTTTGAATGTATCTGTTGCAACGGGTATTTGTTTGTTTGAAGTGGTTCGTCAACGTCGATAA
- a CDS encoding DUF481 domain-containing protein — protein sequence MNSPFFYILMVNLVVFSANAWFFMEPEGPIAKESPVTIEDEKTNKNEINNKDLEDEKPLTMDDILLNLTAEETLAVIKSQTDAQQKIETLKAQLQAELKKTTQRQQAQELQEAKLATLEEENQRLADKVSTLDNQVNIQESHLAESLKREKQLNDALQKELLKHASLLSSPIDQIKTSIDQKSDLLKTKKTSQGRNGISDAEFIDVAVQTNNIQTDVVDGNEEAILEEKHFSGAVEFGFNYEQENELTKSAEGRLILDYNVVDQYNINNDIKFEFEDEEDEETENEWRWQLQGNYNLDPVNLIFLRSDIQRSQSASYGKEDTFTTGYGHIFFNENNHKFNTEFGPGYKLAEPNDGEDEVSFNEFIIRTKLNYERIVTESLQVTLGSVFELGHKNSVYEVEFKAQNRIYQELYLIFDINYKYNQNVPEESENDELSTGFNLQYAF from the coding sequence TTGAACTCTCCATTCTTTTACATTTTAATGGTTAATCTTGTCGTCTTTAGTGCTAATGCCTGGTTTTTTATGGAGCCTGAGGGGCCTATAGCAAAAGAAAGTCCTGTAACAATTGAGGATGAAAAAACTAATAAAAATGAGATTAATAATAAAGATCTAGAAGATGAAAAGCCGCTTACGATGGACGATATTTTATTAAATTTAACAGCAGAAGAAACCCTTGCTGTCATCAAATCTCAGACAGATGCACAACAAAAGATAGAAACGTTAAAAGCACAACTACAGGCAGAACTTAAAAAAACGACTCAAAGACAACAAGCTCAAGAGTTACAAGAAGCCAAACTGGCGACTTTAGAAGAAGAAAATCAGCGTCTGGCGGATAAAGTATCGACTTTAGATAATCAGGTTAACATTCAAGAATCTCATCTAGCCGAAAGCCTTAAGCGTGAAAAGCAGCTTAACGATGCATTACAAAAAGAGTTATTAAAACATGCAAGCTTATTAAGCTCACCCATTGATCAAATTAAAACCTCCATCGATCAGAAATCTGATTTATTAAAAACAAAGAAAACATCACAAGGGAGAAATGGGATTTCTGATGCTGAGTTTATTGATGTGGCAGTTCAAACAAATAATATTCAGACAGATGTAGTTGATGGCAATGAAGAAGCAATATTAGAAGAAAAACATTTTAGCGGCGCTGTTGAATTTGGCTTTAATTATGAACAAGAAAATGAATTAACTAAAAGTGCAGAAGGGCGATTGATCTTAGATTACAACGTTGTTGATCAATATAATATTAATAATGATATTAAATTTGAGTTTGAAGATGAAGAAGATGAAGAAACGGAAAACGAATGGCGTTGGCAGTTACAAGGAAATTATAATTTAGATCCTGTTAATTTAATTTTTCTGCGTAGTGATATTCAACGCAGTCAATCTGCTTCATATGGAAAAGAAGATACATTTACAACAGGATATGGTCATATTTTCTTTAATGAAAATAATCATAAATTTAATACTGAATTTGGGCCAGGTTACAAGCTTGCAGAGCCTAATGATGGAGAAGATGAAGTTTCTTTTAATGAGTTCATTATACGAACGAAGCTAAACTATGAAAGAATAGTCACAGAAAGCTTACAGGTTACATTAGGTAGCGTGTTTGAATTAGGCCATAAAAATAGTGTTTATGAAGTCGAGTTCAAAGCTCAAAATAGAATATATCAGGAGTTGTATTTAATTTTTGATATCAATTATAAATACAATCAAAATGTTCCAGAAGAAAGTGAAAATGATGAACTTTCTACTGGTTTTAATTTACAGTATGCATTTTAG
- the rpsF gene encoding 30S ribosomal protein S6, whose translation MRHYEIVFMVHPDQSEQVNGMIERYTTSITEAGGTVHRLEDWGRRQLAYPINKLHKAHYVLMNIEAEQKVIDDLETAFRFNDAVIRNMIMRTKSAVTEASVVAKAKEERVERAPRAPRPDFDAAPAAPAATEAEA comes from the coding sequence ATGCGTCATTATGAAATCGTATTTATGGTTCACCCAGATCAGAGTGAACAAGTTAATGGTATGATCGAGCGTTACACTACTTCTATCACAGAAGCTGGTGGTACTGTTCATCGTCTAGAAGACTGGGGCCGTCGTCAACTGGCTTACCCAATCAACAAACTACACAAAGCACACTATGTTCTTATGAATATTGAAGCTGAGCAAAAAGTAATCGATGATTTGGAAACTGCTTTCCGTTTCAACGATGCTGTGATCCGTAACATGATCATGCGTACTAAATCTGCTGTAACTGAAGCATCTGTAGTGGCTAAAGCAAAAGAAGAACGTGTTGAACGTGCTCCTCGTGCTCCACGTCCAGATTTTGATGCTGCACCAGCTGCGCCTGCTGCAACAGAAGCTGAAGCATAA
- the priB gene encoding primosomal replication protein N, translating to MTDNFLQLTGIVTEKPIHKTSPSGIEHCNLTIEHRSVQEEAGLPRNTYCYMPIATSGPLASQLKNKLSKGMQIKVSGFITYHQSKSNLGKLVLHAQYIEQI from the coding sequence GTGACTGATAACTTTTTGCAACTTACAGGTATCGTAACTGAAAAGCCGATACATAAAACAAGCCCAAGTGGTATTGAACACTGTAACCTGACGATAGAACATCGTTCAGTGCAAGAAGAAGCTGGATTACCACGCAATACATATTGTTATATGCCAATTGCAACAAGTGGACCATTAGCAAGTCAGTTGAAAAATAAATTATCGAAAGGTATGCAAATTAAAGTAAGTGGTTTTATCACTTACCACCAAAGCAAGAGTAATCTTGGTAAATTGGTGTTACATGCTCAGTACATAGAACAAATTTAA
- the rpsR gene encoding 30S ribosomal protein S18, whose protein sequence is MARYFRRRKFCRFTAENVVEIDYKDVVTLKNYITESGKIVPSRITGTCAKYQRQLARAIKRARYLSLLPYTDLHK, encoded by the coding sequence ATGGCTCGTTATTTTCGCCGTCGTAAATTCTGTCGATTCACAGCAGAAAATGTTGTTGAGATTGATTACAAAGACGTTGTTACATTAAAAAACTACATCACTGAAAGTGGTAAAATCGTACCTAGCCGTATTACTGGCACATGTGCAAAATACCAACGCCAACTAGCGCGCGCTATCAAACGTGCACGTTACTTGTCGCTTTTACCTTACACAGATTTACACAAGTAA
- the rplI gene encoding 50S ribosomal protein L9, with protein sequence MEIILQDTVANLGKLGDKVNVKAGYARNFLFPQQKAVPANKANLEAFEARRAELEAKQAANLAAAQARGEAISALEAVTITSKAGDAGKLFGSIGTRDIADAITAAGVAVAKSEVRLPEGALRLTGSYEITVTVHSDVTSVVNLEVVEAE encoded by the coding sequence ATGGAAATTATTCTACAAGATACAGTTGCTAACCTTGGTAAACTTGGCGATAAAGTTAATGTTAAAGCAGGTTACGCACGTAACTTTCTTTTCCCACAGCAAAAAGCTGTACCAGCAAACAAAGCAAACTTAGAAGCTTTTGAAGCACGTCGTGCTGAATTAGAAGCTAAGCAAGCTGCTAACCTAGCTGCTGCTCAAGCACGTGGTGAAGCTATCTCTGCATTAGAAGCGGTAACAATCACTTCTAAAGCTGGTGATGCTGGTAAACTATTCGGTTCAATCGGTACGCGTGATATTGCTGATGCAATCACTGCTGCTGGTGTAGCTGTTGCTAAAAGTGAAGTTCGTCTTCCTGAAGGCGCTTTACGTTTAACTGGTTCTTACGAGATTACTGTTACAGTACACTCTGACGTAACTTCAGTTGTAAACCTTGAGGTTGTTGAAGCTGAGTAA
- a CDS encoding response regulator, with product MLNSILIVEDEIKLANLLADYFKLTEYAPHIIDNGDDVIAWVKSHKPNVILLDIMLPGKDGITLCQEIRQFSNVPILMVSAKVDELDRLLGLDLGADDYICKPFSPREVVARVKAVLRRAGSSNILSNDFLLNENHLTATFKRNVIVFTSIEFQLLKLLANKPGRIFTREQLMQNMYSDDRIVNNRTIDSHIKKLRKKLIIISEGEDLIQSVYGAGYRLVLA from the coding sequence GTGTTAAATTCTATATTAATTGTAGAGGATGAAATTAAGCTCGCTAATTTGTTAGCAGATTATTTTAAATTAACAGAATATGCCCCTCATATAATAGATAACGGTGATGACGTTATTGCTTGGGTAAAAAGCCACAAGCCAAATGTTATTCTATTAGATATCATGTTACCCGGTAAAGATGGTATTACCTTGTGTCAAGAGATCCGTCAGTTTTCAAATGTCCCTATCTTAATGGTCTCTGCAAAAGTAGATGAATTAGATCGATTATTAGGATTAGATTTAGGTGCTGATGATTATATCTGTAAGCCTTTTAGCCCGAGAGAAGTGGTGGCTAGAGTGAAAGCAGTATTAAGAAGAGCAGGCTCTTCTAATATTCTTAGCAATGACTTTTTATTAAATGAAAATCATTTAACGGCTACATTTAAGCGTAATGTTATTGTATTTACATCTATTGAGTTCCAGTTGCTTAAGCTGTTAGCTAATAAACCTGGTCGTATCTTCACGCGAGAGCAATTGATGCAAAATATGTATTCAGATGATCGTATTGTTAATAACCGGACTATCGATAGTCATATTAAAAAACTAAGAAAAAAGTTAATTATAATTAGTGAAGGTGAAGATTTAATTCAATCAGTTTACGGTGCGGGTTACCGTTTAGTGTTAGCTTAA
- a CDS encoding ATP-binding protein has product MKIHNKLFFVFFSFSLLLVSALVLLIQWSINKGVIDYVNSKDIEALKPLVTQLEKEYKKENSWQDLRGHHKRFGDILFLHLQGEFSVSELPGRPNRPPRDRQDRISQPDPMHRDSHPIESNRPPRGQASFALFDHNKKLIAGYYDENVEYNKTPINANEVNVGWLMIPKKKQITDGYELDLIEQLQSYLWVIAIFTMVLVVLITFPIARHIAEPIKKIILGMHKLTQGDYQQNITLNRKDELGELSRDFNELALTLYENEGARKRWLANISHELRTPVAILRGELEAMLDGVRPINEKNIDSANDEVKHLQHLIDDLDQLSSADIGGMHYRKKAVNLGTWFKSEVDKYTGFLAAANIALVVDNNETEANVFADTTRLCQLFENLINNCIKYSGASVAKISLEVDTSITGGLIRIKVEDNGVGVEEQHLQRLFEYLYRVDSSRNRKTGGAGLGLSICAHIVTAHQGSIKALASELGGLAIEIELPLEQ; this is encoded by the coding sequence ATGAAAATCCATAATAAATTATTTTTTGTTTTTTTTAGCTTTAGCTTGTTATTAGTGAGTGCTTTAGTCTTGTTAATACAATGGAGTATTAACAAGGGAGTTATTGATTATGTTAATAGTAAAGATATAGAAGCATTAAAACCTCTCGTTACTCAGCTTGAAAAAGAATATAAAAAAGAAAATAGCTGGCAAGATTTAAGAGGTCACCATAAAAGATTTGGAGATATACTTTTTTTGCACTTACAAGGTGAATTTAGTGTATCAGAATTGCCAGGACGACCTAATCGCCCACCAAGAGATCGACAAGATCGTATTTCCCAGCCTGATCCTATGCACAGAGATAGTCATCCTATAGAAAGTAACCGTCCACCAAGAGGCCAAGCAAGTTTTGCTTTATTTGATCATAATAAAAAATTGATCGCTGGTTATTATGATGAAAATGTTGAGTATAATAAAACCCCTATCAATGCCAATGAAGTTAATGTTGGTTGGTTAATGATCCCTAAAAAAAAGCAAATTACAGACGGTTACGAGCTTGATCTTATCGAACAATTGCAAAGTTACTTATGGGTCATAGCGATCTTTACCATGGTGTTAGTCGTCTTGATTACTTTTCCTATCGCACGCCATATAGCAGAACCAATTAAGAAAATTATTCTAGGTATGCATAAATTAACGCAAGGTGATTATCAACAGAATATAACTCTGAACAGAAAAGATGAATTAGGTGAACTTAGTCGAGACTTTAATGAGTTAGCATTAACCTTGTATGAAAATGAAGGTGCTCGTAAACGTTGGCTAGCCAATATATCCCATGAATTGCGGACCCCTGTAGCGATCTTACGTGGTGAGCTAGAAGCGATGTTAGATGGTGTTAGGCCAATCAATGAAAAAAATATTGACTCTGCTAATGATGAAGTTAAACACTTACAGCATCTTATTGATGATTTAGACCAACTTAGCAGTGCGGATATAGGTGGTATGCATTACCGAAAGAAAGCAGTTAATCTTGGTACATGGTTTAAGTCAGAAGTTGATAAATATACAGGTTTTCTAGCGGCGGCTAATATAGCTTTAGTTGTAGATAATAATGAGACAGAAGCGAATGTATTTGCCGACACGACAAGGTTATGTCAGTTATTTGAAAACCTAATTAATAATTGTATTAAATACTCAGGAGCTAGCGTTGCTAAAATTTCACTTGAAGTAGACACTTCGATAACAGGAGGTTTGATACGTATTAAAGTTGAAGATAACGGCGTTGGTGTTGAAGAACAGCACCTGCAGCGTCTTTTTGAGTACTTATACCGTGTTGACAGTTCAAGAAATCGGAAAACAGGTGGGGCAGGCCTTGGTTTGTCTATTTGTGCACATATAGTGACGGCACATCAAGGTAGCATTAAAGCGTTAGCATCAGAATTAGGTGGGTTAGCAATCGAGATTGAACTTCCGTTAGAACAATAA
- a CDS encoding EF-hand domain-containing protein yields the protein MKQCSKMLLAFALSVGFIGQSYAAGSEQGDRPQGGPPAFSSIDTDGNGEISFTEFSAKEIPHGDHQTVFDEIDSDGDGVITESEFSSHKPPRREN from the coding sequence ATGAAACAATGTTCAAAAATGTTACTTGCTTTCGCTCTTTCAGTTGGTTTTATCGGTCAAAGTTATGCAGCTGGTTCTGAGCAAGGAGATCGTCCTCAAGGTGGTCCACCTGCATTCTCATCGATCGATACCGATGGTAACGGCGAAATTAGTTTTACAGAATTTTCTGCTAAAGAAATTCCACATGGCGATCATCAAACAGTCTTTGATGAAATAGATTCAGATGGTGATGGTGTCATTACTGAAAGTGAATTTAGCAGCCACAAACCACCTCGTCGAGAAAATTAA
- a CDS encoding GAF domain-containing protein, whose translation MKTLADYQLLTKQAVALIEDEKDLIANLSNISALLNMNLSNINWVGFYLLKHDQLVLGPFQGNVACVRIDLDKGVCGKAFSTNTTQRIADVHEFPGHIACDAASQSEIVVPINYNGKTVAVLDIDSPITERFNEVDEAGLNHFIEQLQDKLNFSY comes from the coding sequence ATGAAAACATTAGCCGACTACCAATTACTCACAAAACAAGCTGTTGCTCTTATAGAAGATGAAAAAGATTTAATAGCTAATCTATCGAATATAAGTGCTCTGCTTAATATGAACTTATCGAATATAAACTGGGTAGGTTTTTATCTATTAAAACACGATCAACTTGTATTGGGCCCATTCCAAGGTAATGTTGCTTGTGTGCGTATCGACTTAGATAAAGGAGTTTGTGGTAAAGCGTTTAGCACTAATACAACGCAACGTATCGCCGACGTACATGAGTTTCCAGGGCATATTGCTTGTGATGCAGCAAGCCAATCAGAGATTGTTGTACCTATTAATTACAATGGGAAAACGGTAGCAGTATTAGATATTGATAGCCCAATTACAGAGCGTTTTAACGAAGTAGATGAAGCCGGTTTAAATCACTTTATTGAGCAGTTACAAGATAAGCTTAACTTTTCTTACTAA
- a CDS encoding DUF6969 family protein encodes MHKISWSACEANIPLEAPSLESIDNIDALLVAAKKVKECHRLLERGGINIVSELLKGEGTFYQLNHYPEEDVYDNETHSQYYYHNHRGIESEHGHFHTFLRSPSIPESIKPMEGFMHSEPWPSGEKAVAHFVCISMDDEGFPVGFFAVNRWVSAQTWYSAKDTIALLDSFCIDHAYPNLVVNQWLSAMFILFRPHIVALLEHRDKVIEFMHKTNPEVDVLEDRSLDMTGSLSITIDEWVLQLTEKAETLNHNID; translated from the coding sequence ATGCATAAAATTTCTTGGTCTGCTTGTGAAGCGAATATTCCTCTTGAAGCTCCTTCGTTAGAGTCAATTGATAATATCGATGCTCTATTAGTCGCTGCTAAAAAAGTGAAAGAGTGCCATCGCCTTTTAGAGAGAGGGGGGATCAATATTGTTAGTGAATTACTTAAAGGGGAGGGGACATTTTACCAATTAAACCATTACCCTGAAGAAGATGTTTATGACAATGAAACACACAGTCAATATTATTACCATAATCATCGTGGAATAGAGTCTGAGCATGGCCACTTTCATACTTTTTTACGTTCACCATCAATTCCTGAGTCGATTAAACCGATGGAAGGGTTTATGCATTCAGAGCCGTGGCCTTCAGGTGAGAAGGCTGTTGCACACTTTGTTTGTATTTCAATGGACGATGAAGGTTTCCCTGTTGGCTTTTTTGCTGTGAACCGATGGGTATCTGCGCAAACATGGTATTCAGCTAAAGATACTATTGCCTTATTAGATAGCTTTTGCATTGATCATGCTTATCCTAACTTGGTGGTAAATCAATGGTTATCAGCGATGTTTATTTTGTTTAGACCGCATATCGTTGCCTTATTAGAGCATAGAGATAAAGTGATTGAGTTTATGCATAAAACAAACCCAGAAGTTGATGTATTAGAAGATCGTTCATTAGATATGACAGGCTCATTGTCTATAACAATAGATGAGTGGGTACTACAATTGACAGAGAAAGCTGAAACGCTTAATCATAACATCGACTAA